The Erigeron canadensis isolate Cc75 chromosome 4, C_canadensis_v1, whole genome shotgun sequence genome window below encodes:
- the LOC122594823 gene encoding glycine-rich domain-containing protein 2 isoform X2, translated as MSCSEQQPVRSLSEGSSDELMRLSIDVVAAAGQNIGFLRNVAESHWLHHTHVLVEAIRRYDELWMPLMSDLTAESGKSPMILPPIDIEWVWFCHTLNPAAYRQYCNSRFLKLIGKPAIFNQENKEYAMDRCKEIWIAKYPTESFDNESDSGDVHDVKILELEYLLEEVSKQRSLFTIFSKPYMLELVYLIAAKNRYKGFLFMLQRFANSCAAFVPTLDILLLWITHKSYPTAYALDVKEMEVNMEKVIQSDEPVKEEDLEKMKKLWEKVFDQPYEKAGCPIICNSDGVKPMIPWEITDTDVNVKYRPLLPRFLLEVKALVKQTPIMKTLQTDVSKEFLRFQLLRCHRELKMNNPLSSFKDSWKKVVHLYCEFGTKGMVVELRRKGGVCIKGSKVVESKTFMWNELLRAPSITLEGVVGQRLRVFVSITPPAQAPYLLKSVPDRVTDDSGAMVSELILKMNQYRPQEGRWLSRTVLDHAGRECFVIRMRVGGGIWRRGTNKPTIVKWEDRCLEIREGSWSYVVGSIGKAPVINGIGFLNVI; from the exons ATGTCTTGTTCAGAGCAGCAACCAGTGAGAAGCCTGAGTGAGGGGTCCTCTGATGAGCTGATGCGGCTGAGCATAGATGTTGTGGCGGCTGCAGGACAAAACATTGGTTTCTTGAGAAATGTTGCAGAATCACATTGGCTTCACCATACACATGTCCTTGTTGAAGCTATTCGTAG GTATGATGAACTATGGATGCCCTTGATGTCTGATCTTACTGCAGAATCCGGGAAGTCACCCATGATTCTTCCTCCTATAGATATCGAATGGGTTTGGTTCTGTCACACCTTAAATCCG GCAGCTTATAGGCAGTATTGTAACTCAAGATTCTTGAAACTTATTGGAAAGCCAGCTATTTTTAACCAAGAAAACAAAGAGTATGCTATGGATAGATGTAAAGAGATTTGGATTGCGAAATACCCAACTGAGTCTTTTGACAATGAATCTGATTCGGGTGATGTTCATGACGTAAAGATTCTTGAACTTGAATATCTCTTAGAAGAAGTATCAAAGCAAAGATCTCTCTTCACCATATTCTCCAAACCTTACATGCTAGAGCTCGTGTACTTGATCGCTGCCAAAAACCGATACAAGGGATTTCTTTTTATGCTGCAAAGATTTGCTAATAGCTGTGCAGCATTTGTACCTACATTGGATATACTATTATTGTGGATTACTCATAAG AGCTATCCAACAGCGTATGCTCTCGATGTGAAGGAAATGGAAGTAAATATGGAGAAAGTAATCCAGTCTGATGAACCAGTAAAAGAAGAAGATTTGGAAAAGATGAAGAAGCTTTGGGAGAAAGTGTTTGATCAGCCATATGAGAAAGCCGGCTGTCCAATAATTTGTAATTCTGATGGTGTAAAACCAATGATTCCTTGGGAAATTACTGATACCGATGTTAATGTAAAGTACCGCCCATTGCTGCCAAGGTTTCTACTCGAAGTCAAGGCATTGGTAAAGCAAACCCCGATAATGAAGACCCTGCAAACGGATGTTTCCAAAGAGTTTTTACGTTTCCAGTTGCTTCGATGTCATCGAGAGCTTAAAATGAACAACCCCTTATCAAGCTTTAAGGATTCATGGAAGAAAGTAGTGCATCTTTACTGTGAATTTGGGACTAAAGGAATGGTGGTGGAATTAAGACGAAAAGGGGGAGTTTGTATTAAAGGAAGTAAAGTTGTTGAATCCAAAACATTTATGTGGAATGAGTTGCTTCGAGCACCATCTATTACTTTAGAGGGAGTGGTTGGCCAAAGATTGAGGGTGTTTGTTTCGATCACACCACCTGCACAAGCACCATATTTGTTAAAATCAGTGCCGGACCGAGTGACTGATGATTCGGGAGCCATGGTGTCTGAGTTGATCCTTAAAATGAACCAATATCGACCTCAAGAAGGACGGTGGTTGTCTCGTACAGTTCTTGATCATGCTGGAAGAGAGTGTTTTGTTATTCGAATGAG AGTGGGAGGAGGCATTTGGAGAAGAGGTACCAACAAACCGACCATTGTAAAATGGGAGGATCGATGTTTGGAAATACGTGAGGGGTCGTGGTCTTATGTTGTTGGTTCCATTGGCAAAGCACCCG TCATTAATGGTATCGGATTCCTGAATGTGATCTAG
- the LOC122594823 gene encoding glycine-rich domain-containing protein 2 isoform X3: MSCSEQQPVRSLSEGSSDELMRLSIDVVAAAGQNIGFLRNVAESHWLHHTHVLVEAIRRYDELWMPLMSDLTAESGKSPMILPPIDIEWVWFCHTLNPAAYRQYCNSRFLKLIGKPAIFNQENKEYAMDRCKEIWIAKYPTESFDNESDSGDVHDVKILELEYLLEEVSKQRSLFTIFSKPYMLELVYLIAAKNRYKGFLFMLQRFANSCAAFVPTLDILLLWITHKSYPTAYALDVKEMEVNMEKVIQSDEPVKEEDLEKMKKLWEKVFDQPYEKAGCPIICNSDGVKPMIPWEITDTDVNVKYRPLLPRFLLEVKALVKQTPIMKTLQTDVSKEFLRFQLLRCHRELKMNNPLSSFKDSWKKVVHLYCEFGTKGMVVELRRKGGVCIKGSKVVESKTFMWNELLRAPSITLEGVVGQRLRVFVSITPPAQAPYLLKSVPDRVTDDSGAMVSELILKMNQYRPQEGRWLSRTVLDHAGRECFVIRMRVGGGIWRRGTNKPTIVKWEDRCLEIREGSWSYVVGSIGKAPVQRK, translated from the exons ATGTCTTGTTCAGAGCAGCAACCAGTGAGAAGCCTGAGTGAGGGGTCCTCTGATGAGCTGATGCGGCTGAGCATAGATGTTGTGGCGGCTGCAGGACAAAACATTGGTTTCTTGAGAAATGTTGCAGAATCACATTGGCTTCACCATACACATGTCCTTGTTGAAGCTATTCGTAG GTATGATGAACTATGGATGCCCTTGATGTCTGATCTTACTGCAGAATCCGGGAAGTCACCCATGATTCTTCCTCCTATAGATATCGAATGGGTTTGGTTCTGTCACACCTTAAATCCG GCAGCTTATAGGCAGTATTGTAACTCAAGATTCTTGAAACTTATTGGAAAGCCAGCTATTTTTAACCAAGAAAACAAAGAGTATGCTATGGATAGATGTAAAGAGATTTGGATTGCGAAATACCCAACTGAGTCTTTTGACAATGAATCTGATTCGGGTGATGTTCATGACGTAAAGATTCTTGAACTTGAATATCTCTTAGAAGAAGTATCAAAGCAAAGATCTCTCTTCACCATATTCTCCAAACCTTACATGCTAGAGCTCGTGTACTTGATCGCTGCCAAAAACCGATACAAGGGATTTCTTTTTATGCTGCAAAGATTTGCTAATAGCTGTGCAGCATTTGTACCTACATTGGATATACTATTATTGTGGATTACTCATAAG AGCTATCCAACAGCGTATGCTCTCGATGTGAAGGAAATGGAAGTAAATATGGAGAAAGTAATCCAGTCTGATGAACCAGTAAAAGAAGAAGATTTGGAAAAGATGAAGAAGCTTTGGGAGAAAGTGTTTGATCAGCCATATGAGAAAGCCGGCTGTCCAATAATTTGTAATTCTGATGGTGTAAAACCAATGATTCCTTGGGAAATTACTGATACCGATGTTAATGTAAAGTACCGCCCATTGCTGCCAAGGTTTCTACTCGAAGTCAAGGCATTGGTAAAGCAAACCCCGATAATGAAGACCCTGCAAACGGATGTTTCCAAAGAGTTTTTACGTTTCCAGTTGCTTCGATGTCATCGAGAGCTTAAAATGAACAACCCCTTATCAAGCTTTAAGGATTCATGGAAGAAAGTAGTGCATCTTTACTGTGAATTTGGGACTAAAGGAATGGTGGTGGAATTAAGACGAAAAGGGGGAGTTTGTATTAAAGGAAGTAAAGTTGTTGAATCCAAAACATTTATGTGGAATGAGTTGCTTCGAGCACCATCTATTACTTTAGAGGGAGTGGTTGGCCAAAGATTGAGGGTGTTTGTTTCGATCACACCACCTGCACAAGCACCATATTTGTTAAAATCAGTGCCGGACCGAGTGACTGATGATTCGGGAGCCATGGTGTCTGAGTTGATCCTTAAAATGAACCAATATCGACCTCAAGAAGGACGGTGGTTGTCTCGTACAGTTCTTGATCATGCTGGAAGAGAGTGTTTTGTTATTCGAATGAG AGTGGGAGGAGGCATTTGGAGAAGAGGTACCAACAAACCGACCATTGTAAAATGGGAGGATCGATGTTTGGAAATACGTGAGGGGTCGTGGTCTTATGTTGTTGGTTCCATTGGCAAAGCACCCG TACAGAGAAAGTGA
- the LOC122594823 gene encoding glycine-rich domain-containing protein 2 isoform X1 — MSCSEQQPVRSLSEGSSDELMRLSIDVVAAAGQNIGFLRNVAESHWLHHTHVLVEAIRRYDELWMPLMSDLTAESGKSPMILPPIDIEWVWFCHTLNPAAYRQYCNSRFLKLIGKPAIFNQENKEYAMDRCKEIWIAKYPTESFDNESDSGDVHDVKILELEYLLEEVSKQRSLFTIFSKPYMLELVYLIAAKNRYKGFLFMLQRFANSCAAFVPTLDILLLWITHKSYPTAYALDVKEMEVNMEKVIQSDEPVKEEDLEKMKKLWEKVFDQPYEKAGCPIICNSDGVKPMIPWEITDTDVNVKYRPLLPRFLLEVKALVKQTPIMKTLQTDVSKEFLRFQLLRCHRELKMNNPLSSFKDSWKKVVHLYCEFGTKGMVVELRRKGGVCIKGSKVVESKTFMWNELLRAPSITLEGVVGQRLRVFVSITPPAQAPYLLKSVPDRVTDDSGAMVSELILKMNQYRPQEGRWLSRTVLDHAGRECFVIRMRVGGGIWRRGTNKPTIVKWEDRCLEIREGSWSYVVGSIGKAPEKVIGTATPKRPSQEWQASWSFSTGHELCISTSMNFKIKTSTSTDSQIQLLKGRQLQYKNEGKEEDEEGFVTIVRFTEENPGGRATGLINWKLSAVEFLPEEDAVFVLLLSTAILRSVTEMRKEDVGSLLIRRRLKEAKLGTRDWGSLIDLEHSLKSDYVKPWYWNAEGVMAREEGDYVTKRYSAEECSDELYKQALFG, encoded by the exons ATGTCTTGTTCAGAGCAGCAACCAGTGAGAAGCCTGAGTGAGGGGTCCTCTGATGAGCTGATGCGGCTGAGCATAGATGTTGTGGCGGCTGCAGGACAAAACATTGGTTTCTTGAGAAATGTTGCAGAATCACATTGGCTTCACCATACACATGTCCTTGTTGAAGCTATTCGTAG GTATGATGAACTATGGATGCCCTTGATGTCTGATCTTACTGCAGAATCCGGGAAGTCACCCATGATTCTTCCTCCTATAGATATCGAATGGGTTTGGTTCTGTCACACCTTAAATCCG GCAGCTTATAGGCAGTATTGTAACTCAAGATTCTTGAAACTTATTGGAAAGCCAGCTATTTTTAACCAAGAAAACAAAGAGTATGCTATGGATAGATGTAAAGAGATTTGGATTGCGAAATACCCAACTGAGTCTTTTGACAATGAATCTGATTCGGGTGATGTTCATGACGTAAAGATTCTTGAACTTGAATATCTCTTAGAAGAAGTATCAAAGCAAAGATCTCTCTTCACCATATTCTCCAAACCTTACATGCTAGAGCTCGTGTACTTGATCGCTGCCAAAAACCGATACAAGGGATTTCTTTTTATGCTGCAAAGATTTGCTAATAGCTGTGCAGCATTTGTACCTACATTGGATATACTATTATTGTGGATTACTCATAAG AGCTATCCAACAGCGTATGCTCTCGATGTGAAGGAAATGGAAGTAAATATGGAGAAAGTAATCCAGTCTGATGAACCAGTAAAAGAAGAAGATTTGGAAAAGATGAAGAAGCTTTGGGAGAAAGTGTTTGATCAGCCATATGAGAAAGCCGGCTGTCCAATAATTTGTAATTCTGATGGTGTAAAACCAATGATTCCTTGGGAAATTACTGATACCGATGTTAATGTAAAGTACCGCCCATTGCTGCCAAGGTTTCTACTCGAAGTCAAGGCATTGGTAAAGCAAACCCCGATAATGAAGACCCTGCAAACGGATGTTTCCAAAGAGTTTTTACGTTTCCAGTTGCTTCGATGTCATCGAGAGCTTAAAATGAACAACCCCTTATCAAGCTTTAAGGATTCATGGAAGAAAGTAGTGCATCTTTACTGTGAATTTGGGACTAAAGGAATGGTGGTGGAATTAAGACGAAAAGGGGGAGTTTGTATTAAAGGAAGTAAAGTTGTTGAATCCAAAACATTTATGTGGAATGAGTTGCTTCGAGCACCATCTATTACTTTAGAGGGAGTGGTTGGCCAAAGATTGAGGGTGTTTGTTTCGATCACACCACCTGCACAAGCACCATATTTGTTAAAATCAGTGCCGGACCGAGTGACTGATGATTCGGGAGCCATGGTGTCTGAGTTGATCCTTAAAATGAACCAATATCGACCTCAAGAAGGACGGTGGTTGTCTCGTACAGTTCTTGATCATGCTGGAAGAGAGTGTTTTGTTATTCGAATGAG AGTGGGAGGAGGCATTTGGAGAAGAGGTACCAACAAACCGACCATTGTAAAATGGGAGGATCGATGTTTGGAAATACGTGAGGGGTCGTGGTCTTATGTTGTTGGTTCCATTGGCAAAGCACCCG AGAAAGTGATAGGAACCGCAACACCAAAAAGACCATCCCAAGAGTGGCAAGCTTCATGGAGCTTTTCAACCGGACACGAACTTTGCATATCAACCAGCAtgaatttcaaaatcaaaaccagtACTTCCACCGACTCACAGATTCAGTTGCTAAAAGGCCGACAACTGCAGTACAAAAATGAAGgaaaggaagaagatgaagaagggtTTGTGACCATTGTACGGTTCACTGAGGAAAACCCGGGAGGGAGAGCAACAGGTCTTATAAACTGGAAGCTGTCAGCAGTAGAATTCTTACCAGAAGAAGATGCAGTTTTTGTGTTGCTTCTTAGCACAGCTATACTGAGAAGTGTTACAGAAATGAGAAAGGAAGACGTGGGGAGTTTGTTGATTCGTAGGAGACTGAAAGAAGCAAAACTAGGAACTCGTGATTGGGGGTCACTCATCGACCTCGAGCATTCACTGAAATCGGATTATGTTAAGCCGTGGTATTGGAACGCTGAGGGGGTGATGGCACGAGAAGAGGGGGATTATGTAACAAAGCGCTATTCAGCGGAGGAATGTAGTGATGAGTTatataagcaagcattgtttgGTTGA